From Hypanus sabinus isolate sHypSab1 chromosome 21, sHypSab1.hap1, whole genome shotgun sequence:
AGAACAAGGGATTTGGCCATGATGCCTCCACTAATATTCATCCCTCAAATGATTATACTAGGAGAGATTATTTTGGTTATTATCACATTACTGTTTCTGGGAATTGGCTTTACACAAAATATATTAAACATTACACTTCAAGAAAATTTCAATGGGTTTAAAATACTTTTAAGATACTTTTAATACAATGGCTGTTGTGAAAGCCATTATTCAAATCTGACTTAGTTAGTAACTGTAGCAAGTGGCCACTGGGCCATATTGTACTCTCTAAGGCTAGATGTAAATTTGAAAAGACAGGATGCAAAAGCAAATGGGGGAGTGAATAGAAAAATAACATGAAATGTAAAAGCTGCAGTTGAAGAATCGCCATTGACACCTGGCATACGGTATAAGCTTTCTTTTCTCTAATATATATGATTTGTTGCAAGGCTTCAGGATGTCAGATATCACTTATAGTGAAACACAATCAACATAAATTACTCAAACCTGCCAGGTTATAACGTGTCTTTGTGATACACCAATAAAACTTCATCATTTGCAGAAAGAGTGCAAATATAATTAACTGGAGTCCAAAACAGATCAGACTATCACATGTGCAACCTTTCTGAGAGGCGCATCAATATGGCAACAGCTAAAAATGAGGTGGAAGCAAATCCAATGATATGGGCTTCGAAGATGTATGTGCTTATAAATTTGTAAGAGAAAACATTGCAGGACAATGAGAAAGGAAGAGGGCTGAGGATGGACTAAGATTAATTTGATTATGCAAAAGCTCTGTGCAAACTCACCAGGAGAAATGGATTTCGTTTATTTGCTTCATGACTCTCCAAGACTTATATCGATATGGAAATTAGATAGAATGATGTTATTTGACCTTATGGGCCATGCAAGATTTATGTTCCCTGTGAATTCTGTCTCTTTCTATAGTAATCTGTCTCCCTTCTAATACAACTGGTCTTTTTATTTAAGTGCACTTGTTGTATAAGTTCTTCTTCTGTAGTATAGCTGCACTAAATGAAATTTCTTCTAAGTATCTTATTGGATGTTAGTGATGATCATATACTTTGATCCCAAGTTTTAAGCACTCACTATATGTTTACACCTGTCCTATCAAAACACTTCAGAATTTTGAAGAAGTCCTGTAGGTTACCCTTGCCTTTTTTTTTAGCTCAAATCTGCTCAGTTCTTGTTTTGAATACCTACAATGTCTCATTACAGGTGCCCCTAGTAAATCTTGCACTTCCTCCAGTGTTTTTTACTCACTGGCATAAGAACCTAAGAAATAGGAGCTTGATTAAACCATCTGGCCAGTctagactgctccaccattcaataatatcatggctgatttggcctTGGGCTTCAAGATAAGACCAGAATTGTGCAGATACTTTGTGCTAAACTCTTGTGTTCAACAAAGATTGAATGTAGGCCATTTGCAACAACAAACTCTTTGAACAGTCATTAAAAGCAGCAGAAGTCCAAGAATTGATATTTACCTCGGTGACATTAAGAACCCTACCTGCATGTAAGCATGATTGGTGGGTTTAACATCCTCCCCAGCTGGAATCGGACACTCTCCTTCGCAGCGGAAAGCATTGTACACTTTAGGGAAGATGACCCAGGCACCCCAGCCGATCTTACCAAATTTAATTTCAAACTTGATCCTCCGACAAAGGGTCGAGTTGTTTCCCTTAATGTGGTGCCGGGGGCGTCGATACTTGGGGATTCCGCTGTGCCCAGCTCTACCCCGGCCTTTCTTTCTGTTCTGTTTTAGCCGGCGACTCTTCTTTCTTCGGGGCTTCCGCACTCGCTTGGAGCCCTTTGCGTCTTTCAGAAGGGAAGAGCTCTCGGAGCAATTCTGCTGGGGTCTCTTGGAGAAAATCAACAGCAAGGCcatctccttcctctccagcttgCCCCTCGCGTTGACTTCAGGCAGCGACCGCTTCCTCTTGCAGACCAGCCTCTCCGGCCGCTGCGCGCCACCCCGTCCACCACCAGAACCAGACGTGTTGCGATTCATCCAGTGTTGCAGGATGTTGGTAACGTTGTAAACGGCGCACTCCGCCGTGTCCTCCAGCACTACATCGGGAGGAAAGGATCCCAAGAAAAACTGGTCTTGGCAGATGGCGGGTCCACACAGGTACTGAGACCGGTGGTGGATTTCCAAGAGCGAGCAGGATTCGGCAAAGGCGGGCGAGGTGATCCTCAACTCCGCGAACTGAAGCTTCTCGTCGGATGCAAGTGCGGACATGTCAAAGGTGACAATCCACCGGCTCCCATTGTGACGGAAACCTGGGGAAGGGAACAACAGGGATATTAAATCAGTCGGGCGTGACAAACGTCTTGCCTGCTACCCAAGATAAGCCGAGAACCCTTGCGTCCAATAGCTAGGCCCACTGCAGACACTGTGAAGTGGTGAGGACTACAATTGGTATATTTGGAGCAGGTTTCCTCTTCTGATTCCCACCTAGTGACACCTGCTGGCAAGTTTGAAGACTAGGGGCTCTACCAGGTGATGAGGGAATAAGGTCTTATATTATCATCTAACATTCGTCAGCATTTACAGGAGAGGAAGGAAAGAAGTGAGGGATTGACACTAATCACGGTTAAAATGCCGTGTGGCAGGGCACCACAAAGTCCAAAGGGTGATCAATTTTCACGTTGTGACCAAAAAAAAATCTCCAGGAGGAGCTCGGCGGGTTGAGCAGCATCCTGTGGGTGGAAAGGAAATGTGATATCTCAGGTTGAGGCTGCGATCTGGGGTCCCCTGCGAAACGCTGACAACTCCTTTCCTCCCACGGATGCTGTTTGACCCGCCGAGCTCTTCCAGCAGGTTACTGCACCAGATTCCTGCACCTACAGTTCACTGAGTCTTCACACTGTCACCATTGACATGCCCTGTCACACGGCATTTTAACTGTGATTACAGTGTCAATAGGGAAAAATACTGTTATAAGCTTTAAATCGTCTGATTGGGACAATATTTTTCTAAAAGTTCTAAAACATCAAGAAGGACCCGAACGCGTTTCATCAACATGACTCAGGACATTAACTCCCAGAGGTTTTGGACCCATCGGTGATCAGAACATTTTCCTGCTCCGCTTTGCGGAATTGCTTCGACCGCTTGAGTGATAGGGCAAGGCTGGGGTTAGCACCTCGCACAGCTCAGCACCACGGGAAGTGACACAATCGAAAGTGCGAAGTTAAACTACCCGTCAGATTCTGTTCGTATGGGTTTAAAAGAAGACACGGCGGTGATAGAACGGTTTTCTGAGCAGTATTGATTCCTCAACCACATAACCAAACTAGATATTTTGGCGTTATTACATTGCATTTCGTGAAAATGTCTACATCAcaacaatgacaacagttccAGCCATGCTGAAGGCACAAAGGGCGCTATTTAAGAATGTATGTTCCTTTGTATTGAAGCTGGAGGTTAAGGGTGTTTCACCTAGTCATGGTTATGCCAAATTATACTGGTGGCTTTGGCCCAGTTGATTTTAGCGCCGTTCACTGAAATGAAGCCAGACAGAAGCGATCTTGAATTTAAGAAATTATCCGAGAGGCGGTCATCGTTGATGAGCTCAGTATCCCCCAGCAGAAGTAGGAACCATGCAATTACCGACCAATTTTCATTAACCTCAATGAACTGTATATACGACAGGCAGTCGACTTCATACCACCCCCAATACAAACTTTTAAGATCAATATGTTGTAGCAAATCTCAATTTTCTTAAAAACTGCTGATGTTGGAACCCAAAAAATAAAATCCGAAATTATTAGAAATAATCCGTAAGGCAGCAGTtgtggaaaggaaaaaaaattccCTTCGACTTGCTTGTTGAGCGGGTATGTGTTTCCATCAGTTTCTGTTTATTTCGGTATAAACATGTGGTTTTGCCTTGGAACAGTAGCACTACATCCACATTTTAACCTGAGATAGAAATACTCACACAATATTGAGTAAATTTCAGTTAAATAAGACACTCTCAACGATttgggaacggcttcttcccttcCGCGGTAAAccaatgagcactacctcactattctgctctcctttgcattatttatttatttttatgtttttccTACTGTAACCTATAATTGTTACGTATTGCGCTGCGCTGCTGCCGCAGAACGCCAAATTTCACCATGTGTCAGTGatgataaccctgattctgattccgatgaTGGCCGTTCCTAAATTCTACACTGCGGATCAGAAATGTATCAAATATTGATCATGTTAGATTAATCTTTTATTGAAGAGAACATCAGAACCTCCAGCCATGTAGAAACTGGGGTAAAGCAACTTGAGATATTCCTCTACAATTAAAAGGATTGGTGTTTGCCTATTTAATTGATGCATTTGTGAAAAGAGACCACGTTTCTACTGTCCATCAAAAATGCAATCGATAGTTAAAATAAATTTTCCTTCAGGGCGTTAAGATATAAGTTTTAAACATGCGATCTCTCCACCTGTATCCATCTTTCTGTACAGCGGTTGGCAGCCTCTAATCATGTTCTGCATAAACTCAGTGAAAGAACAAAGGGGACATTAAAAACAGAACAATGATTAAAACGGTTCCATCCTTCAATTCAACACTTGTCTAACGCTTTAACACTCACTATTTCAGTTTTGAACTATCCgtggaatgaatgaatgaaaaaacGATGTCAGTTTTATCTTCATCATGGGGTGTGATGGGGTGGGCGGTAGAAGGTCGGGTTGTTTTTAGTTTCTCCCTCAAATCACTAATTGAGAGGTatttgtggcctcctctacgtcAGCGAGACCGAGCGACCGGCAGCCCTTGTGCCTGCATTGAGAAACATCTTATAGTCTGATATAGTTGATGATGGCCACTGCAGTAAGAACATCCAAATATTTGAAAACAACAAATCGTACAGATGAAGCATTGTAAACGAAATGCATTTGAAAAGCAATAGAATAATTTCTTCTCAATTTATTGCCTGAGTCAATTAGAGTTGCTTGTATGTATCTTGTTCTCCTCTCTCGCTCATACCATACTGAAGTAATAGTATAAAGGAGTTCAATTTCCTCAGTACCTTGTCTAATAGCGCAGAACTCCTGAAACCAACACACTTCCAAATCAAAATTGCCCTGTCCAATCCAACAATAACCCAATACTCTATCAAAAATTCATGCAACAACTGCCTGGTTTGAAAGATTAAATTATTAGAACGGATAAGGGATTCGCGAGTGGAGGGGGGAGCGGTGGGAGAAAATCTAAGACTTATTCACTAAAGAAAATTGGAGAAATAACATTGTAGTCTCCAGGTTTACTGCGATATAAAACATGAAATTCTCCAACAAACTATCTATATTATATATATTAGACGAACATCAGACAGGCTGATTCCCGTTTTACTGTCCTCAATACTGTACTTGAGAACCACAAACCAGAGACATTTCAAAAGCCCTTCAATGACACAGATTGTCGTTTGAAAAGCTTTGCGTTTTAAGAAATGGATGTGGAGAACAAATAAAAGACTTGGAATTAGTTAGCAATCTTCGTCAGAATGTGTATTGGGGAATGCCAGTCCTGGGAACTTGTCCACAATGCAGACAGACTGAAAAAGTTTTGCCTTAAGCAATCTCTGTTCAAAGCAATCAAACCGTGAATGTGGATTGGACCAGATTGCCTATGTCTGGGAAACAGATTTGAGAGAGGCGACTGAAACAGAAAACGACTTCTGTCGGACTATGGAATCATAGAATCGAGTGACATAACATAAATACTTTACTCTTTGCAACCAGGCTCCGTACGGTGTCCGCCTCCGGTAACACTGGCCTTTCGTGAGTGGAGAGACCAGTATAGTTCCCCGAGTTGAAACTGCGGTACAGGTTGATCATATACGAGGGGAGATTCAGGCTGACGTTTCGAGCCTCCAGCTGCTGGATGAACGCAGCTACTTCCTTTTGGGTCGGCGGGGGGCCTGGTTTGGTTTCCAACAAACGCCACGTCCTGTTGCCCCTTGTGTTTCCCAGGATCACTGGGATAATAGCCACCAGAAACACTGTGGTTAGGAATTGCATGTCGACTGATCTCGATGTGTGTGACCGCGCACTCCTTATATAGAACCATTTCATGCGCATCACCCACACACCATCCCAGACACATCGAAAGTAATTATTTTACTAATTCTGCCCATTCAATATGACAGGTAGTAATTAGATTTGTAAAGCAACAGAAGTTATACTTGTATTTTCTGTGTTCTACAGTGATCCCTTTGTCTATACAACTGTGGAATTATTCAGTGTTACTCCTGAGTTTCGATGTTTAATTATAATGAAGCTTCAGAAGTGCAGAAAGCGATAGACACGCCGTGAAGCTGCTACATAACACTCTTGCATAAAGCAAAATTGAAATGAGTTACTAAGCAATTTGCAGTCATTCGGAATAAAATCGATTCGTATCGAGATGAAAGCGTATTGCGTGACAGGTTTCATTACTTGTCTCAAGGTGCCAGCGCTAACACTACTGAATGCGATGCAAaggattttgcactgttttatttTGCGTGCATTTTTATGATGAATAAAGTTCAGTTTTGAAAGTTAAAAAATGAACCAGTAATTCTGAGAATGTGAAGAACTTTGCGTGCGTTTACTGATGTACGTGTATTATGAATAAGGCTTATTTTCAAATTAGAAATACAGGGTATAGGCATTGGTTGTTGGTTTAATACAGCGCTCATCTAATTCCCAGTTACACATGTTGAAATAAATGCATCCCCGATATAGACTGAGCTTGAAAATTTACTGTTGCGTTAGAATCATAGTATCAATTTAAAAATTGAGTTATTTCATAGGAAGATGTTCTTGTGTGTAAAAAGCAGTGATAAAATCGAACTGAACATTTGAATTAGTTGTCAGCTTGAAATGGGACAACAGACCGATTCAAATTTATTGGGCTTCAAATATATTCACAGAGTTATACTAACCCTCACCTTCATCCAAAACTTGTTTGAGGAAAATAGAGTTGTAGTTGTATGGGATGGATAGAAGAAGCTCTTGGAAATCCATCTGACAGATTTAGCATTTGATTACAATGTACTGACAAGTTTTAGTATTCCTCTTCACTGTGCTTTTAAAATTGAAATGTAAAAATATTTTAGTTACTTAAGAAAGTAAAATTACTGTTTAATTTCTGTGAAGTTCAAAAATCTGTACCTAATCACTGGAGTTCATCAACATtacactttgatcactttgcattaaAATTGATTTATGTTCTAATTATAAAAATAGTATTTATGATTTTCTTATGAacgctgcttatatgatgctgctgcaagtaaggttTTCATTGCGTAAATGTATTTGTACACATGACAAAAAACTAGATTTCAGCTTAATTGAAATCTGAGTAATTCAAGTGACCTTGTGGCTGCAGAACTACCTACTGAGAAAGGGATAGAAAGATCAGGCATTGGCTTGTGGGATCAAAATACTTTTTTCTGCAGTAGCCCTTGAATGAATATGCCCACTTTTTTAAAATCTAAAAAAGGGAACGTTCTTTATACTTTCAGTTTTGCATCCTTGTGTTCTGTTTACTTAATTTCCTCCTATCTCTGAAACTTCATTCATAGAACAGAGAATACAATGTCTTTATCCCTCCATATTCCTTATATTCCTATTCAAATGTCTTGTAAaatcctctaatgtatttgcctccaccaccataccagacagtgcatTCCGGGTATCCAAGAcgctctgagtaaaatacttaccccacATCCCCTTTGATCCTATTCCATCTCACCTTTAatacatgccttctggtattagacatttcatctCTGTTCACTCTATCgacgcctctcataatcttgtaaacctctatcagatcttctatcagactccactccagagaaaataacccaagtttatccaactgctcacgatagcacatgccctctaaaccaagcatcatcctggtaaacttgttctgcaccctctccaaagcctcaacatccttcctgtagtgaggcaagcggaactgtacgcaatactccagacaTGGCCcagccagagttttataaagttacaacataacctcctgatttttgaactcaatgcctcgactaataaaaacaagcattccataagccttcttaaccaccttatcgaactgtgcagccactttcaaggagttatgaacttggatcccacaTCTCTCTGCTTAGCAACACTGTTAGGATTTTACCCATAACAGTGCATTGTCTCTTTGCctttccaaggtgcaacacctcacagttatctgggcTAAACTCCACCTGTCATTTCTTagcccatatctgcaattgatctatattgcactgtattctttgccagtattctacactatccacaactccaccaatcttggtatcatccacaaatttaaaaAACGTCATCTACTTTTCTTCCAGGTCTTTTATATACATCACGAACAGCACAGGTCCCTGaagaactccactaattacagacctccagcttgaataaATCCCTTCAACTTCTTCAATTTACAGTCCTCCATGATTTTACAATTCCTTAGGCTTTGATCTCTTGCATATTGACAGTTTTCAAAGTTCCATCTTTGATTACAGCTTTTTAGTTGCATCGGACCTTATCTAAggaattcacccccccccccccaccacagctGCTGACTCTCTGCCTCTCTGTTTTCCTTCATCAGTTCATAAAATTACTGTTTTTGGTCACCTGTTCTCATTTCTCATTTCAGCTTACGAAATATTTTACCTGACTATTCCCTTCTAAAACATCTTGTGATTTTAGAGTTGCTACATCTATACAGGTTGTTGAGCATATCTGTATTTTAGGAAAGTTGTCTGTTCGTGGAGGGCATAATGCCTCACTAGGGTCAGGATATCAATGGGCAGCTGGAGATTATTATTGTGGTGGAGTTTAAATGGCCAGTTGTTGTGGTTCATATGACACAGGTAGAAAAAAAGAATGAGGTCCCACGGGCAGAATTTAAAGAGTTAGGAAAGTGcttaagaagcaggacctcagcGATAAGATTATACCTGGTGCCATGTGCCCATGGGTACAAAAATAGAAGTATATTTAATGTAACTGTAATGAACACATGGCTGACACAATAATATACTGTAGATGATATGGAATACTTGGACCATTTATGAAGAAGTTAAGTCATCTgttgcaataaattccacagcttCTTCATCCttaagctaaagaaattcctcctcatctctgttctaaagggacatccttttattcagagactgtgccatctggcccTAGACTGTCTCATTATTGGAATCGttctctccatgtctactctatctagccTTTCAGTATCCATTGTTTCAATTGGATTCCcatctcatttttctaaactccagtgagtacaggcccaaagccgtcaaatgctcctcatacatatgAAACCTTTCAATCCTaggataattttcatgaacctcctttggaccctctctgaAGCCAGCACATCCTCCcttagatatgaggcccaaaactgcctacaatactctaagtgcaatcTGCCTTATAAATATTCGATATAACAtcattcagaatcagattgaATATCGCTGGCTTATGTTGTTGTTTGTTGTTACGTGGCAGcaatatattgcaatacataatttaaaaactgtaaattacggTGAGTATAAATGTACTTTATATtaaaaatgttaaattaaataagtagtgcaaaagaaaaaaagtagtgaagtaatgTTTGTGGGTTcaaagaccattcagaaatctgatggcaagagggatgaagctattcctgaatcactgagtgtgtgctttcaggctcctgtacctcatccctgatggcagcaatgagaagaacgattgtcctgggtgatgggggtccttaatgaaagatgccacctttttgaggcattgctccttgaaggtgtcctggatgctggggaggctagtgcccatgatagagctgactgaggtattttgagaggactagagtataaaagtaaAGATTATTGCTTTTGTTCTGCATAAATATTGTTGGAAGAATTTCAAATTGTGATGAgaagacatacaggagtgagatagatcagctggttgagtggtgttacaaccttttttaaaaatattatttatttgttaaattttagaaattacaaagaataaatatgatgataaaatagtaagaaaaataatattaaccctcccctccccccttaacccttatctaaagaaaaaaaagaaagaagagaaagattgcctggatatcgcaggatccccacatgctccatggagttcaaaataattttgatatttatttttactttccccaattactataattttatcttcaaaggacctatgtatttaatcctatcttttataagtatgggaaccaaattttcaaaaatatatcatattcatttcttagattatacataattttttcaagtggaatacaactatgtatttcattattccaatgatccatagttaaatataaatcagatttccaagtaactgcgataacttttttggctactgccaatgcaatttttataaattttttctaatacttattcaatttaagtttcggagTGGTGttacaaccttacactcaacatcagtaagactgaaGAATTTATTGTGGACTCcaaaaagggtaa
This genomic window contains:
- the LOC132378965 gene encoding nodal-like, whose product is MRMKWFYIRSARSHTSRSVDMQFLTTVFLVAIIPVILGNTRGNRTWRLLETKPGPPPTQKEVAAFIQQLEARNVSLNLPSYMINLYRSFNSGNYTGLSTHERPVLPEADTVRSLVAKSFRHNGSRWIVTFDMSALASDEKLQFAELRITSPAFAESCSLLEIHHRSQYLCGPAICQDQFFLGSFPPDVVLEDTAECAVYNVTNILQHWMNRNTSGSGGGRGGAQRPERLVCKRKRSLPEVNARGKLERKEMALLLIFSKRPQQNCSESSSLLKDAKGSKRVRKPRRKKSRRLKQNRKKGRGRAGHSGIPKYRRPRHHIKGNNSTLCRRIKFEIKFGKIGWGAWVIFPKVYNAFRCEGECPIPAGEDVKPTNHAYMQSLLKFHHPTLVPSPCCVPTKMNPLSMLYIEKGEVVLHHHENMVVRECGCR